The following are from one region of the Capsicum annuum cultivar UCD-10X-F1 chromosome 1, UCD10Xv1.1, whole genome shotgun sequence genome:
- the LOC107873418 gene encoding probable pectin methyltransferase QUA3 — protein MGHLNLPSSKRNARQWRVLDLVSAAFFAAVLIFFLLLCTPLGDSLAASGRQSLLRSASGDPRQRSRLIAQVESGRNNREIDACSADYVDHMPCEDPRINSQLSREMNFYRERHCPLPKDTPLCLIPPTQGYRVPVQWPESLHKIWHENMPYNKIADRKGHQGWMKKEGPYFIFPGGGTMFPDGAEQYIEKLKQYIPIAGGVLRTALDMGCGVASFGGYLLSEEILTLSFAPRDSHKSQIQFALERGIPAFVAMLGTRRLPFPAFSFDLVHCSRCLIPFTAYNATYFIEVDRLLRPGGYLVISGPPVQWAKQDKEWVDLQTVARSLCYDLIVVDGNTAIWKKPHGVSCLPNQNEFGLELCDESDDPSAAWYFKLKKCVTRTLSSKVEYAIGKIPKWPARLTKAPSRAIVTKNGVDVFEADSRRWARRVAYYKSSLNLKLGTSSVRNVMDMNAFFGGFAAALSSDPIWVMNVVPPQKPLTLDVIYDRGLIGVYHDWCEPFSTYPRTYDLIHVGAIESVIKDPISGKIRCSLVDLMVEIDRILRPEGTVIIRDSPEVIDKVDRIAPAVRWTASIHEKEPESHGREKILVATKNFWKLPSASH, from the exons ATGGGTCACTTAAATCTTCCATCATCAAAACGAAATGCTCGACAATGGCGTGTTCTTGATTTGGTCTCAGCAGCTTTCTTTGCAGCTGTATTAATCTTCTTCCTTCTTCTATGTACTCCTTTGGGTGATTCTTTAGCTGCTTCAGGTCGCCAATCCCTTCTCCGTTCTGCTTCTGGGGATCCGCGCCAGCGCAGTCGCCTCATTGCCCAG GTGGAGTCGGGGAGAAACAACAGGGAGATTGATGCATGTTCAGCTGATTATGTGGATCATATGCCGTGTGAGGATCCGAGGATTAATAGTCAATTGAGTAGAGAGATGAATTTTTATAGGGAAAGACATTGTCCTTTGCCTAAGGATACGCCTCTTTGTTTGATTCCACCTACACAAGGGTATCGTGTTCCTGTTCAGTGGCCTGAGAGTTTGCACAAG ATATGGCATGAGAATATGCCATATAATAAAATAGCTGACAGGAAGGGCCACCAAGGATGGATGAAAAAGGAAGGACCGTATTTTATCTTCCCTGGTGGTGGTACTATGTTCCCTGACGGAGCTGAGCAGTATATCGAGAAACTTAAACAGTACATTCCAATAGCTGGTGGAGTTTTGAGGACTGCCCTTGATATGGGATGTGGG GTTGCCAGTTTTGGTGGCTATCTACTTTCTGAAGAGATCTTGACGCTCTCTTTTGCTCCAAGAGATTCACATAAATCACAAATACAGTTTGCTTTGGAACGTGGAATACCTGCATTTGTTGCCATGCTTGGGACGCGCAGGCTTCCTTTTCCTGCCTTCTCATTTGATTTGGTTCATTGTTCACGGTGTTTGATTCCTTTCACAGCATATA ATGCAACATACTTCATTGAAGTTGACCGGCTACTCCGCCCTGGAGGCTACCTTGTCATTTCTGGTCCCCCCGTTCAGTGGGCCAAGCAAGATAAGGAGTGGGTGGATCTCCAAACAGTGGCCAGATCATTGTGCTATGATCTGATTGTTGTAGATGGAAACACTGCCATATGGAAAAAGCCTCATGGGGTTTCATGTCTTCCTAATCAAAACGAATTTGGGCTTGAGCTGTGTGATGAATCAGATGATCCAAGTGCTGCATG GTACTTCAAGTTGAAAAAATGTGTGACTAGGACTTTATCATCCAAAGTAGAATATGCCATTGGGAAAATTCCAAAATGGCCAGCGAGGCTGACAAAAGCTCCTTCAAGGGCAATTGTAACTAAAAATGGAGTGGATGTATTTGAAGCTGACTCAAGAAGATGGGCGCGGAGAGTTGCATATTATAAGAGTTCATTGAACCTGAAACTAGGAACTTCATCAGTTCGTAATGTCATGGACATGAATGCATTTTTTGGAGGATTTGCTGCAGCATTATCATCAGATCCAATCTGGGTGATGAATGTTGTTCCACCTCAGAAGCCTTTAACACTTGATGTCATTTATGACAGAGGCCTTATTGGAGTTTACCACGACTG GTGTGAGCCTTTTTCAACATATCCTCGGACTTATGATCTGATTCATGTGGGAGCCATAGAATCTGTCATAAAGGATCCCATTTCTGGCAAGATCAG GTGCAGCCTTGTGGATTTGATGGTGGAAATTGATAGAATTCTTCGGCCTGAAGGAACTGTTATAATTCGGGACTCTCCTGAAGTGATAGACAAAGTAGACCGAATTGCTCCTGCTGTAAGATGGACGGCAAGTATCCATGAGAAAGAACCTGAATCACATGGAAGGGAGAAAATCTTGGTAGCCACAAAGAATTTTTGGAAGCTTCCTTCTGCATCCCACTGA